The window GCGCTTTGCAAAACGGCATTCACAGTCACATCCACAAAAGGCTCACTGACCGCAATCTGCAGGTGAACTTTTTCGTGGAACTCCATGCGCACCTGGGTTCCGCGGTAGTGCTCGATGATTTCGCGCTCTCCACCGTGGCCAGAGACGCGGCTCAGGCTGATCCCGGTGACGCCGACCTTGAAGAGGGCTTCTTTGACGGCCCCCAGCTTCTCGGGTCTGATGATGGCTGTGATGAGTTTCATAGCTTGACCTCCCATGCCTGTAACGGCTCTTGAAAGTAAGGATAGGCATAAACATTCGGCATGTCAAGCGAATTCTTGCAAGTTGTACAAATATTGATTCACAGTTTGCAAGTTTTGAGTGCTATTTCTCTGATATATCCGAGTAATTCTGACTTTTGTCCAAAAAACCCTGAACATCCCGTTGACCAAGCCAGAATTTTTGCCGGTTGTGCAAGTTTTGGTGCACACTCTGGAACTTTGGGTG is drawn from Deinococcus misasensis DSM 22328 and contains these coding sequences:
- a CDS encoding P-II family nitrogen regulator, whose product is MKLITAIIRPEKLGAVKEALFKVGVTGISLSRVSGHGGEREIIEHYRGTQVRMEFHEKVHLQIAVSEPFVDVTVNAVLQSARTGEVGDGKIFVQPLDRVIRIRTGEQDVDALTPVNQPETTAAALGGKK